The Chloroflexota bacterium region ATCCTCGTCTGGGCCGCCTTCGCCGCCGCCAATTGGGGCTGGCACCTGGGCGGCGGCCTCTATCAATCGGCCCTGGAGAGCCAAGGCATCCACTACCTTCAGCACGTCAGCTTCATGGCCGTCGCGATGCTTTGGTGGGTCACCGTCATAGATGCCAAGCCCCTCCGGAGCCGCCTCAACTACCCTGCGCGCGCCCTCTTCATCGGCCTGACGATGTTCCAGAACATCTACCTCGGCGCCAGCCTCACCTTCCGCAAGACCCTGCTCTATCCACACTATGCCGACCGAACCCACATCTGGAACTGGACGCCTCTGGAAGACCAGCAGGCCGGCGGCGCGCTTATGTGGGTCGGCGGCGATACCCTCCTCCTTATCGTCGCGGTCTATATCCTCTCCGTCTGGTTCGATGCGCGCGAAAAGCAGAGCCGCGAAGAAGAGCGCCGCGCCGATGAGCGGGCCGCCCGTGCCGCCGCACAGGAGAAACGTACTCCGGTACAATAGGGATACCCTTCAAGGAGCGTTGGATGCCAAAGACAAATCGCAAGAAAGCCGCCGTCAGGCCGGACCGCAAGCCGCGCAGGCTGAGCGGCGGCGCCTGGTGGATCGTGGCCGGGGTTGCCATCATCATCGTCATCGTCGTCGTCGGACTTGTCGCCTCCCGGGGCAGTTCCGGCTACGCCCAGGTGGGCGATCATTGGCACGCCCCCATCACCGTCAGCGTCTGCGGCGAAAACTGGGTGCCCCCCGCCTCGGATATCGGCAGCCACGGCATGCACTCCCACGGCGATGGCCTGGTCCACATCGAGCCTTCGAGTGCGTCCTCTGCCGGAAGCAACGCCAAGCTCAAGCGCTTCTTTGATTCGCTGGAGAGCCTGCGCTTCAAGATCACCAACAACAGCATCCAGCTTCCCGGCGGCAAGTTCTACACCAACGGCGATGCCTGCCCCAACGGCACGCCCGGCACGCTTAAGGCCACCGTGAACGGCGAAGCGGAGAACGACTTCCTGGGCTATCACCCCAAGGACCAAGACCGCATCGTCATCAGCTTCAACTAAGCGCACCGCCTATGGCCCGATACCTCATCACCGGGGGCGCAGGCTTCCTCGGCATCAACCTCACGCGCTACCTCCTCGCCAGGGGCTACAGCGTCGCCTCCCTGGACATCGCCGAATTCACGTACCCGGACGTGAAGGACAAGGTCGCCGTCCACAAAGGCGATATCCGCGATATGGCGGCCGTGGACAAGGCCGTCGAAGGCGCAGACATCGTCGTCCACACGGCGGCGGCGCTCCCCCTCTACAAAAAGCGCGATATCATCAGCACCGATATTGATGGCACCAGGAACGTCCTGGAGGCCGCCCACCGCCGCAAGGTCCAGCGCTTCATCCACATCTCCTCCACCGCCGTCTATGGCGTGCCGGACCACCACCCCCTCTATGAGAACGACAAGCTCGTCGGCGTCGGCGCCTACGGGGCAGCCAAGATCGCCGCTGAGCAGGCCTGCCTCGAATACCGCGCCAAGGGGATGTGCGTCACCATCATCCGGCCCAAGTCCTTCGTCGGCCCGGAGCGCCTCGGCGTCTTCGCCATCTTCTATGATTGGGCCAAGGATGGCCGCGGCTTCCCCATGATCGGCAGCGGCAAGAACCGCTACCAGCTCCTGGACGTGGAAGACCTCTGTGAAGCGATCCACCTGGCAGCCGCCGCGCCCGTGGAAAAGGCGAACGATACCTTCAACATCGGCGCGAAAGAGTTCACCACCATGCGGGAGGACTACCAGGCCGTCCTCGATTACGCGGGCCGCGGCAAGAAGATCCGAGGCCTCCCCGCCGCGCCCATCATCATGACCCTCCGCGTCCTGGAAAAGTTGCGCCTTTCTCCCCTGTATAAATGGGTCTATGAGACGGCCTCCAAAGACTCCTTCGTCTCCATAGAGAAGGCGGAAAAGGCCCTCGGTTTCAAGCCCAAGTACTCCAACAAGGAAGCGCTCGTCCACAACTACCAGTGGTACCTGGCGAACATCGGGCAGATCAAGGGAAGCTCCGGCGTCTCCCACCGCGTACCGTGGAAGCAGGGTATCCTGGCTCTCGCCAAGTTCTTCTTCTAAGCCCCTGCCTTCGCCCAAAAAGAAAGGCCCCTCACGTGAGGGGCCTTTTTGCATGCTCAGGCTATCGCGTTACTTCTGCGCCAACAGGAAGGCGACCAGGTTATCCAGGTTCGTGCCGCTCGCCAGCCCCGGCGGCATCGCATTCGCAAACGTCGGCACGATGAATGCGCCGGGGTTCTCGATGGACTCCTTGATGTACTGCCCTGCCGTCTTTCCGGCTACGCGCGTCTCCGCCACTGTGCCGATGCGCGTCAGGTTCGGGCCCACGGAGCCGGTGGAGATGCCCGTGATGGTGTGGCAGCCGCTGCAGCCGCTATTGGTATAGACCTGGCGACCCGCCGTCACGTCGCCGTTCCCCCCGCCTGTAGGCGGAGGCGTCGTCGGCCCGCCCGTCGGCACAGCCGTCCCGTGCGCGGGCGTCGCCGTTGCCTTCGGCCCTTCGGGGAAGCGCGCCGTCGGCGTCGGCGTAAAGCCTACCACCTGGGAATCGCCGCCCAGGGAGAACGGCTCATCCTTGCCGTCGCCGCCGCAGGCAGTCACCGTGATCGCCACGGCGCTGATAAGCCCGGCGGCTATGAGCATCTTTTTCATGAATCTAGCCATCTCCGTACCCTATCTCAGTTGGAAGTTGCTGAAGAGCGCCATCAGCGTCAGCAGGATGCCCGCGCCGATAAAGAACGGACCGACAAAAAGAAGTGTGTAGAGCTTCTTATCGCCCTTCAGGTGCATGAAGAACATCACCACCAGGCAGAACTTCGCAGTCGAAAGGATGATCAGCGCGGCAAGCTTCACAACCTGGTTGTCCAGGCTCGTGAAGACCAGCTCGATCAGTGTGATGACCGCCAGTGCCGCAAAGACGCCGAGATAGAACATCTGGGAATGGTGGGATCCGCCGTGGGCCTCGGCATGTCCGGCCGCCTCGCCATGGGCGGCCGCAGGCGCAGCATGGGCGCCCGCCGGAGCCGCCGCTGGGCGCGGCATCAGCTCCTCGCGGAAGCGGAAGGCGCAGTTGTTGCAGAACTTCGCCTCGTAGGAGTTCTTGTGGCCGCACTGAGGGCAGATTTTCATCGTTTGTGTGCTCATGCGAAGAGATACACCACGGTGAAGATGACGACCCAGACGATATCAACAAAGTGCCAGTAGAGGCCCACCAGCTCCACGTTCAGCACCTTCTCCTCGGCCAGGTGATGCGCCTCGAACTGCTTCACGGAGACATCCGGAGGCAGCACGGGCGGCGGCGGGGCCTGCGTCTGCTCACGCACGAAGGCGATGAAGCGGCGATGCCTGGGCCGCGCCTCGATGGCCGTCCCCGGCTCGCGCTTGGGCACGCCGGAAAGGAAGCCCAGGAACTTGGGTAGCATCGTCGCCATGATCGGCCGGTGGTCCGTCTTTGGGTGCAGGCGCACCAGCGCCGCCACGGAGACGAGCCACAGGATGCCCAGCGTCACGTGCGCCCCGTGGAAGCCCGTGAGGACCATAAAGGACGCCCCGAAGAGGCTGGCATGAGGCGTCAGGCCTTCCTGTGTGAAGTGCCAGAACTCGTAGCCCTGGGCGCCGATGAAGAAGAGGCCGAAAAAGGCCGTCACAAGCAGCCACACCCGCATCATCTTCTCGTCGCCCCTGCGCGCAGCCGCCAGCGCCAGCACCATCGTGAAGCTGCTGGCGAGCAGCACAAAGGCCATGATGCTCACCAGCGTCAGGCTCTCGAAGGCGTGCTCGCGGTCTGGGCCCGATGCCACATTATTGTGATAGATGAGGAACGTCGCGATCAGCGAGCCGAAGAACATGCACTCGGTGCCCAGGAAGGTCCACATGAGCACCTTACGGTGGCTCTGCCCCGTGCTCGTCCTATGGTGCTCTTTCAGGTCTTCGAGCGCTTGGTTGACTGGTTGCGCCTGCTGAACCATGACCACTGCTCCTAATGATGCCCTTCGGACTGCTCGGCGATCGGCGGCTCAAGGACCCACGCATACGTTGCGATCACAGCGATCGAGAGGCCGATGGGCAGCACCGGCAGGATCGTCGCGTGATAGAGGCCGCCGAAGGCCGCGATGGTCATGCCGGCCGCAAGCACGATGGGCCAGTACGAAGGGCTCGGCAGCGCGATATGCTTGTTCTTCGGCGCTGGGGCCTGCGGCGGGGGCGGCCCGTGCTCGGCAAGCTCGGGGTGCTTCTGGTCCCAGAATGGCCGCGTGCTGCGCACCTCGGGGATCTGCTCGTAATTATAGTGCGGCGGCGGCGATGAGACGGACCACTCCAAGGTGTGCCCATCCCAAGGGTCGTTCCCGGCCTTCTTGCCGCTCTTCAGCGATTTGATGATGTTGTACGCCAGGAAAAAGAAGGAGACGCCCATAATCATGGCGCCCACCGTGGACATCATGTTGAGCCAGCCCAACCCCAGGTCGGAGTCGTACGTATAGATGCGGCGAGGCATGCCGTTCATTCCGCTGAAGTGCATGGGGAAGAAGGCCAGGTTCGATCCGATGAACATGACCCAGAAATGCCACTTGCCCAACGTTTCGCTCAACATCCGCCCCGTCACCTTGGGGAACCAGAAGTAGATGCCGCCCATGATGCCGAAGATCGCGCCGCCGAAGAGCACGTAATGGAAGTGCGCCACGATGAAATAGGTGTCCGTCTGCTGCAGGTCCGTCGGCGGCGAGGCGTGCATGATGCCGCTGATGCCGCCGATGGTGAAGAGCGCCACAAAGGCCAGCGCGAACAGCATCGGCGTCTCGAAGGTCAGCTTGCTCTTATGAAGCGTTGCGATCCAGTTGAAGATCTTCACGCCCGTCGGCACGCCCACCAGCATCGTCGCCGTGGCGAAGTACGTGTTCGCGATGGGCCCAAGGCCCACGGCGAACATGTGGTGGCTCCACACCGCGAAGCCCGTCACGCCGATGAAGATGCCCGCCAGCACCACGAACTTATAACCGAAGATCGGCTTCCGCGCGAAGACCGGCAGGATCTCGGAGACCATGCCCATCGGCGGGAGGATCAAGACATAGACTTCCGGATGGCCGAAGATCCAGAACAGGTGCTGCCACAGGACCGGGTCGCCGCCCGCGCTGGGGATGAAGAAGTGCGTTCCGGTGAACCGGTCGAACATGAGGAGCACCAGGCCCACGGTGATGACCGGTAGCGAAAGGACCAGCAGGAAGGCCACCACGAAGGTCATCCAGACAAAGATGGGCAGGCGCATGAAGGACATGCCCTTCGCCCGCAGGTTGATGATCGTCACGATGAAGTTCAGCGATGAGAGCATGGAGGAGACGCCCAGGATCTGGATCGAGAGGATCCAGTAGTCAATCCCCGTCTCAGCGGAGAAGGGCTTCTCCGTCAGGTTCGCGTAGGAGAACCATCCGGCGTCAGGCGGGCCGGAGGCGATGAAGCTCACATGCAGGAAGAGCCCGCCGAAGAGGAACATCCAGTAGCTCAGGGCGTTCAATCTCGGGAAGGCCACGTCCCGCGCCCCGATCTGCAGCGGCATCACGAAATTGAAGAAGGCGGCGTTCAGCGGCATGATGACCAAGAAGACCATCGTCGTGCCGTGCATCGTGAAGAGCTGGTTGAACGTCTCCGGCGAGGTGATGTTCTGCTCGGGCGCCGCCAGCTGGACGCGCATCATCAGCGCTTCCATGCCGCCCGCGATCAGGAAAATCAGCGCCGTGACGCCGTACAGCACGCCGATGCGCTTGGCGTCCACTGTCGTGATCCAGCCCCACACGCCTTCCGTGCTGGTGGGGCGGCGCAGGACGGCCAGGCCCTTCATGCCGCCGGTTATTGTGGCCATCGCTTGCCTCCGCAGGCTGCCGACATATGGTCAAGCCGTTGCATGATAGGTCGCTTCCTTACTTCGCTGCAGCCTTGCGGCTCATCAGATAGGCCACAAGGGCGTCTACATCTTCGGTCGTGAGCGCGCTGTTAGAGTCCGTGTAGGCCTGCGCCAGCTCAGTCATCCGGTTACCCGGCTTGATATTCGCCGGGTCCTCAAGCCACTTGCGCAGGTTCTGCTCGTTCAGCTCAACCAGGCCCGCGCCCAGGGTGATTCTATCGCCGAAAGTCGTCAGGTTCGGCGCGGGGAATGAGGCGCGCCCCTGCTCAAAGCCTTGCGCGCGGCCTTCCTGCACGCCCGGGGCGTCGGGGCCGTTAATCGTGTGGCACGCCACGCAGCCCTTCACCGCAAAGGTCGTCGCTCCCTTGGCTGCAAGGCTGTTTGCCGCAGGCGGCGCAGGAGGACTCTGCTGAGCCTTCACCCACGCGTCAAAATCGGCTTGCGTATGCGTGTTCACCCGGAAGCGCATCTGGGCGTGGGCAAGGCCGCAGAGTTCGGCGCACTGGCCGTAGTAGCTCTGGCCCGGGTTATCAGCCACCAGCCACATCACATTGATATGGCCGGGGATCACGTCCGTCTTGCCCGCCAGCTTAGGTATCCAGAAGCTGTGGATCACGTCCTGGGACTCCAGCGCCACCAGGATCGTCTTGTCCACGGGTATGTGCATCTCGTTTGCGGTGATGACGCCTAGGTCCGGGTAGCGGAACTCCCACCACCACTGATGGCCGATGACCTCGACCTTCAGCGCATCACCCTCCGGCGGGTCCTTGTGGTCCGCGATGGTGCGGTACGTCGGGATGGCGATGGCCGCCAGGATAAGCACCGGAAGGAGCGTCCAGGCAATCTCCAGCCGGTTGTTCCCGTGGATCTGCGGCGGGATGCTCGTATCGTTCGCCTTGCGGCGGTACTTGAAGATAAAGTAGACCAGGACGCCTTCAACCACGACGAAGACGATAACGGCGATCCAGAAGATGAACTTGAAGAGTCCCTCCTGGTCCCGGGCGATCTTGCCCTCGGCGCCGAAGGTGGACTGGGGTTCATCGGGAAGACAGGCGGTGATGAGAAGGAGCATAACCGCCGTAAGGAGGATGATCGCGAGGCGGCGGGCGAGCGACTTGTTGAAGGACATCTCTGTTCGAGTCTCGGTTCGCGCTTGGGCGTCCCCTAGGCGCGTCCCCCTTCAAAGTGGACCTCGTTTGAGGCGTTGGAATCCTATCAAAGGCGCATCTGGGTTGTCAAGCATTTGTTCCGAACATCACAAACTTTTTCCGCGGCAATAAGCCTCGCTCTCCCAGATATGTCCGCCCAAAGACGCTCACAACGCCCTGCCGACTCACCACGACCCTTGTGATATAATTCGCAAGACTTTGCGCCCCGCCATTCAGCCTGTTCAGTGACTCCCTCGCAGGTAGGCACAGTGGCTCACTCCACCTCCGCTATCGAGGCCCCCCATACCCTCCGGGCAACCATCGGCGATTACATCGCCCTGATGAAGCCCAAGATTATCCTCTTGCTCCTCGTCACCGCCCTCGGCGCGATGTTCCTCGCCGCGGAGGGCGCTCCCGCAGGCGGCACCGTCGCCCTCGTCCTCATCGGCGGCAGCCTCGCCTCCGGCGGCGCTAACGCCCTCAACCACTACCTGGACCGGGACATTGACCAGATGATGGGGCGCACCCGCAAACGCCCTCTGCCGGGCCGCCGCGTCGAGCCGCTCCACGCCTTCATCTTCGGCGTCACCCTCAACGTCATCGCCTTTGTCATGCTGGCCGGCGGCGTCAACCTCCTGAGCGCCTGGCTCACCCTGAGCGCCACCCTCTTCTACGTCTTTATCTACACCCGCTGGCTCAAGCGCTCCACCACCCAGAACATCGTCATCGGCGGCGCCGCAGGCGCCATCCCTCCCCTCGTCGGCTGGGCCGCCGTCACCGGCAGCCTCTCCCTGGAGGCCTGGTATCTGTTCGCCATCGTCTTCTTCTGGACGCCGCCGCACTTCTGGGCCCTGGCCCTCATGATCAAGGACGATTACGAGCGCGCAGGCGTCCCCATGCTCCCCGTGGTGCGCGGCGTCAGCGAGACGGC contains the following coding sequences:
- a CDS encoding cytochrome c oxidase assembly protein, which encodes MLPAILAHTVGPEGEGAASLARWSFDPIIILVVLLPAWLYARGLRNWYFRPSWFASWRPFAFYAGLFSLVIALCSPIDAMSDDLFFMHMAQHMLLQLIAPPLILLGAPTTPILRGLPRRVRQGFVRPIVRNQLARALFGLIANPILVWAAFAAANWGWHLGGGLYQSALESQGIHYLQHVSFMAVAMLWWVTVIDAKPLRSRLNYPARALFIGLTMFQNIYLGASLTFRKTLLYPHYADRTHIWNWTPLEDQQAGGALMWVGGDTLLLIVAVYILSVWFDAREKQSREEERRADERAARAAAQEKRTPVQ
- a CDS encoding NAD-dependent epimerase/dehydratase family protein, with the translated sequence MARYLITGGAGFLGINLTRYLLARGYSVASLDIAEFTYPDVKDKVAVHKGDIRDMAAVDKAVEGADIVVHTAAALPLYKKRDIISTDIDGTRNVLEAAHRRKVQRFIHISSTAVYGVPDHHPLYENDKLVGVGAYGAAKIAAEQACLEYRAKGMCVTIIRPKSFVGPERLGVFAIFYDWAKDGRGFPMIGSGKNRYQLLDVEDLCEAIHLAAAAPVEKANDTFNIGAKEFTTMREDYQAVLDYAGRGKKIRGLPAAPIIMTLRVLEKLRLSPLYKWVYETASKDSFVSIEKAEKALGFKPKYSNKEALVHNYQWYLANIGQIKGSSGVSHRVPWKQGILALAKFFF
- a CDS encoding cytochrome c is translated as MARFMKKMLIAAGLISAVAITVTACGGDGKDEPFSLGGDSQVVGFTPTPTARFPEGPKATATPAHGTAVPTGGPTTPPPTGGGNGDVTAGRQVYTNSGCSGCHTITGISTGSVGPNLTRIGTVAETRVAGKTAGQYIKESIENPGAFIVPTFANAMPPGLASGTNLDNLVAFLLAQK
- the ctaD gene encoding cytochrome c oxidase subunit I, which produces MATITGGMKGLAVLRRPTSTEGVWGWITTVDAKRIGVLYGVTALIFLIAGGMEALMMRVQLAAPEQNITSPETFNQLFTMHGTTMVFLVIMPLNAAFFNFVMPLQIGARDVAFPRLNALSYWMFLFGGLFLHVSFIASGPPDAGWFSYANLTEKPFSAETGIDYWILSIQILGVSSMLSSLNFIVTIINLRAKGMSFMRLPIFVWMTFVVAFLLVLSLPVITVGLVLLMFDRFTGTHFFIPSAGGDPVLWQHLFWIFGHPEVYVLILPPMGMVSEILPVFARKPIFGYKFVVLAGIFIGVTGFAVWSHHMFAVGLGPIANTYFATATMLVGVPTGVKIFNWIATLHKSKLTFETPMLFALAFVALFTIGGISGIMHASPPTDLQQTDTYFIVAHFHYVLFGGAIFGIMGGIYFWFPKVTGRMLSETLGKWHFWVMFIGSNLAFFPMHFSGMNGMPRRIYTYDSDLGLGWLNMMSTVGAMIMGVSFFFLAYNIIKSLKSGKKAGNDPWDGHTLEWSVSSPPPHYNYEQIPEVRSTRPFWDQKHPELAEHGPPPPQAPAPKNKHIALPSPSYWPIVLAAGMTIAAFGGLYHATILPVLPIGLSIAVIATYAWVLEPPIAEQSEGHH
- the coxB gene encoding cytochrome c oxidase subunit II — translated: MSFNKSLARRLAIILLTAVMLLLITACLPDEPQSTFGAEGKIARDQEGLFKFIFWIAVIVFVVVEGVLVYFIFKYRRKANDTSIPPQIHGNNRLEIAWTLLPVLILAAIAIPTYRTIADHKDPPEGDALKVEVIGHQWWWEFRYPDLGVITANEMHIPVDKTILVALESQDVIHSFWIPKLAGKTDVIPGHINVMWLVADNPGQSYYGQCAELCGLAHAQMRFRVNTHTQADFDAWVKAQQSPPAPPAANSLAAKGATTFAVKGCVACHTINGPDAPGVQEGRAQGFEQGRASFPAPNLTTFGDRITLGAGLVELNEQNLRKWLEDPANIKPGNRMTELAQAYTDSNSALTTEDVDALVAYLMSRKAAAK
- a CDS encoding protoheme IX farnesyltransferase, which codes for MAHSTSAIEAPHTLRATIGDYIALMKPKIILLLLVTALGAMFLAAEGAPAGGTVALVLIGGSLASGGANALNHYLDRDIDQMMGRTRKRPLPGRRVEPLHAFIFGVTLNVIAFVMLAGGVNLLSAWLTLSATLFYVFIYTRWLKRSTTQNIVIGGAAGAIPPLVGWAAVTGSLSLEAWYLFAIVFFWTPPHFWALALMIKDDYERAGVPMLPVVRGVSETAWSIFLHAVTLVTITILFVMMDTVGAVYGGAAIALGGVFLAMSLHLLRSLSLAHAKRLYLFSLLYLALLFLFVGLEGSV